Proteins from a single region of Oryza brachyantha chromosome 6, ObraRS2, whole genome shotgun sequence:
- the LOC102703134 gene encoding serine carboxypeptidase-like 34 → MATAAAAMVMVVMMMMVTVPWTAEAARQPKRKMTYEEVFDRQEADRVQQLPGQPGEVGFRQFAGYVTVNETHGRALFYWFFEASKDVASRPLVLWLNGGPGCSSVGYGALEELGPLLVNKNETLTLNPDSWNKEANLLFVESPAGVGFSYTNTTTDLANFGDSLTAHDALAFLVNWLKRFPQFKGHDFYIAGESYAGHYVPQLATKILQHNSKASKADRINLKGIMIGNAAIDSSSDDRGIVDYAWDHAVISDDLYAAIKGNCTFPDDGNETAQCDTAWNGFFAAMGDIDIYSLYTPACTAALNGTTNGSRFADTPLAKLHRAGLPYNTYNPCVDYRVIDYLNRGDVQAALHANVSGAIPYSWSPCSDALTNWTDAPVSTLPAIADLIGAGLRVWVYSGDTDDRVPVTSTRYALRKLKLKTVKPWRQWFTSDQVGGYTVLYEGLTFVTIRGAGHMVPMITPAQASQIFAHFLSGKEMPVTPLVAAA, encoded by the exons atggcgacggcggcggcggccatggtgatggtggtgatgatgatgatggtgacaGTCCCGTGGACGGCTGAGGCGGCGAGGCAGCCCAAGAGGAAGATGACGTACGAGGAGGTGTTCGACCGGCAGGAGGCGGACAGGGTGCAGCAGCTGCCGGGGCAGCCGGGGGAGGTGGGGTTCCGGCAGTTCGCCGGGTACGTGACGGTGAACGAGACGCACGGGCGCGCCCTCTTCTACTGGTTCTTCGAGGCCAGCAAGGACGTGGCCAGCAGGCCGCTGGTGCTCTGGCTCAACGGTGGCCCTGGTTGCTCCTCGGTCGGCTACGGAGCGCTGGAGGAGCTCGGCCCCTTGCTCGTCAACAAAAACGAAACCCTCACCCTCAACCCGGACTCATGGAACAAAG AGGCTAACCTGCTGTTCGTGGAGTCCCCCGCTGGCGTCGGCTTCTCCTACACCAacaccaccaccgatctcgCCAACTTCGGCGACAGCCTCACTG CCCATGACGCGCTCGCCTTCCTGGTGAACTGGCTCAAGAGGTTCCCGCAGTTCAAGGGCCACGACTTTTACATCGCCGGCGAGAGCTACGCCGGCCACTATGTCCCCCAGCTCGCCACCAAGATCCTCCAGCACAACAGCAAGGCGTCCAAAGCCGACCGCATCAATCTCAAGGGCATCATGATCGGCAACGCCGCCATCGACTCCAGCTCCGACGACCGCGGTATCGTCGACTACGCCTGGGACCACGCCGTCATCTCCGACGATCTCTACGCCGCCATCAAGGGCAACTGCACCTTCCCCGACGACGGCAACGAGACCGCCCAGTGTGACACCGCTTGGAACGGCTTCTTCGCCGCCATGGGCGACATCGACATCTACAGCCTCTACACCCCGGCCTGCACCGCCGCGCTCAACGGCACCACCAACGGCAGCCGCTTCGCCGACACGCCGCTCGCCAAGCTGCACCGCGCCGGCTTGCCGTACAACACGTACAACCCGTGCGTGGACTACCGCGTCATCGACTACCTCAACCGCGGCGACGTCCAGGCGGCGCTGCACGCCAACGTCTCCGGCGCCATCCCTTACAGCTGGTCGCCCTGCAGCGACGCGCTGACTAACTGGACGGACGCGCCGGTGTCCACGCTGCCGGCCATCGCGGACCTCATCGGCGCCGGGCTCCGCGTCTGGGTGTACAGCGGTGACACGGACGACCGCGTGCCGGTGACGTCGACGAGGTACGCGCTgcgcaagctgaagctgaagacaGTGAAGCCGTGGAGGCAGTGGTTCACTAGCGATCAGGTGGGCGGCTACACGGTGCTCTACGAGGGCCTCACCTTCGTCACCATCCGCGGCGCCGGTCACATGGTTCCCATGATCACGCCGGCGCAGGCCAGCCAGATCTTCGCCCACTTCCTCTCCGGCAAAGAGATGCCCGTCACtccgctcgtcgccgcagcttaa
- the LOC102706853 gene encoding uncharacterized protein LOC102706853 — MGISHPLSDDFAVVLSPDRSPPSSPTPPPDEDYLEHRVSRMDTLAGLAIKYGVEISDIKRANSLMTDSQMFAHKILLIPLPGRPMPSSVRLNGSGQRTKRAWAPNNQKNRYVMDSLDSSKHKCSQQQMSVAMSTLQTYYGLTSQKGGITDGGTEMSLYSKGSLERIRSETLDSSSGLPDTHNTDRSGNSEDTRNGSSVTNGAAGTNTNGTTNSKQDGSMRRRQKVEADPQDDVLSDPIKMIKSLLPRPISSIRLNMDTSNPDSSVKSNGSFLSGFKYVRKSPVTPNFADAENGISKWSSSAWTFNHESFTRPLLDGLPKPTAPRRTKAALD, encoded by the exons ATGGGGATCTCCCACCCGCTTTCCGATGACTTCGCCGTCGTGCTCTCCCCGGACAGGTCGCCtccgtcctcgccgacgccgccacccgaCGAGGACTACCTGGAGCACCGGGTTTCTAGGATGGACACGCTCGCCGGCCTCGCCATCAAGTACGGCGTTGAG ATATCTGACATCAAGAGGGCAAACAGTTTGATGACTGACAGTCAGATGTTTGCACACAAAATATTGCTCATACCTCTACCAGGGAGACCCATGCCATCCTCTGTGAGGCTCAATGGTTCTGGTCAAAGAACAAAGAG AGCGTGGGCTCCAAACAATCAGAAAAACAGATATGTAATGGATTCACTAGACTCATCCAAGCACAAGTGTTCTCAGCAGCAGATGTCAGTCGCGATGAGCACCTTGCAGACCTACTATGGCCTAACTTCTCAAAAAGGAGGTATTACAGATGGTGGCACTGAGATGTCCTTGTACAGTAAGGGAAGCTTAGAGCGTATCAGAAGTGAAACATTGGACAGTTCCTCTGGATTACCAGACACACATAATACCGACAGAAGCGGGAACTCTGAAGACACGCGTAATGGCTCTTCAGTAACAAATGGTGCCGCTGGGACAAACACCAATGGGACAACCAACTCAAAGCAAGATGGATCCATGCGTCGGCGGCAGAAGGTTGAAGCTGATCCCCAGGATGATGTTTTGTCTGACCCAATTAAGATGATCAAGAGTTTGTTGCCAAGGCCAATCTCTAGTATCCGACTAAACATGGACACAAGCAATCCAGATTCCAGCGTGAAGAGCAATGGTTCATTTCTGAGTGGATTTAAATATGTGCGGAAGTCGCCTGTCACACCAAACTTTGCAGATGCAGAGAACGGGATCTCTAAGTGGTCAAGCTCGGCTTGGACTTTCAACCACGAGTCCTTCACACGGCCATTGCTTGATGGTCTTCCAAAACCCACAGCACCTAGGAGGACCAAAGCTGCTTTGGATTAA